A stretch of Pirellulales bacterium DNA encodes these proteins:
- a CDS encoding cob(I)yrinic acid a,c-diamide adenosyltransferase, with product MKIYTRQGDTGETSLFGGRKVRKCDPRLEAYGTLDELNAFLGVARAATLPAPLDAAVERLQHELFCLGSELAAPDATGLPLLGEEVVARIEREIDEFESGLAPLKTFILPGGTPQAAALHAARCVCRRAERGVVALAAEAPVRPLTVQYLNRISDYLFVLARAANAADGTPDVPWAKPTP from the coding sequence ATGAAGATCTACACGCGCCAGGGCGACACGGGCGAGACCTCGCTGTTCGGCGGGCGAAAGGTCCGCAAGTGCGACCCGCGACTCGAGGCCTACGGCACGCTCGACGAGCTGAACGCCTTTCTCGGCGTGGCCCGAGCGGCGACGTTGCCGGCGCCCCTCGACGCGGCGGTCGAGCGGCTGCAGCACGAACTGTTCTGTCTCGGCTCGGAACTGGCCGCTCCCGACGCAACGGGTTTGCCGCTGTTGGGCGAAGAGGTCGTCGCGCGAATCGAGCGCGAGATCGACGAGTTCGAGTCGGGGCTCGCCCCGCTGAAGACCTTCATCCTGCCGGGAGGAACTCCCCAAGCAGCCGCTCTTCACGCGGCCCGGTGCGTCTGCCGGCGGGCCGAGCGAGGGGTCGTTGCGCTCGCCGCCGAGGCTCCCGTCCGACCCCTGACGGTTCAATACTTGAACCGCATCAGCGATTATCTGTTCGTTCTCGCCCGTGCGGCCAACGCCGCAGACGGGACCCCTGACGTGCCGTGGGCGAAGCCGACCCCCTGA
- a CDS encoding terpene cyclase/mutase family protein — translation MFRLSFAAVRRLAGAVVASWATVWSIGACGLRAEESGASVAEAPVDSTDNATAPKFPYPLALEGPAPLPITPPTRESINGSIERGVAFLVESQNPDGSWGSARKTKSLNIYAPVPGSHQAFRQGVTALAIVALCEARPGLPAELHERVDAALAKAEPWLLASGERLRRAETDALYNVWGHAYAIHAAQRLHQDAAGDAERQAKLVELCRGQVDKLRRYEFINGGWSYYDFDGRTQRPSSSPMSFTTATVLVALKDAEKLGVEFPQELAKKAVESLLRQRYPDFSFAYGEYLRMRPRMGINTPPGSLGRSQACNLALRLWGDEHETDEVLKNWLDRLYARNGWLSIGRKFPVPHESHFGVAGYFYYYGHFYAALCIAELPASERPYHQGHLARLLLPLQEADGSWWDYPLYNYHQTWGTAMAVSSLVRCLPGDAANETQSATGDAPSAG, via the coding sequence ATGTTCAGACTAAGCTTCGCCGCCGTTCGTCGTCTCGCAGGGGCCGTCGTCGCGTCGTGGGCGACGGTCTGGTCGATCGGGGCGTGCGGGTTGCGGGCCGAAGAATCAGGCGCCTCGGTCGCCGAAGCCCCGGTCGACTCGACCGATAACGCGACCGCCCCGAAGTTCCCCTACCCGCTGGCCCTGGAAGGTCCCGCCCCCCTGCCGATTACGCCCCCGACGCGGGAGTCGATCAACGGGTCGATCGAACGCGGCGTCGCGTTTCTCGTCGAGTCCCAAAACCCCGACGGTTCGTGGGGCAGCGCTCGGAAGACCAAGTCGCTGAACATCTACGCCCCCGTCCCCGGTTCGCACCAGGCGTTTCGCCAGGGGGTGACCGCGTTGGCGATCGTCGCGCTCTGCGAGGCGCGCCCCGGCCTGCCGGCCGAGTTGCACGAGCGAGTCGACGCCGCGTTGGCCAAGGCCGAACCGTGGCTGCTGGCAAGCGGAGAGCGTCTGCGCCGCGCCGAGACCGACGCCCTGTACAACGTCTGGGGCCATGCCTACGCCATCCACGCGGCCCAGCGGCTCCATCAGGACGCAGCCGGCGACGCCGAGCGACAAGCAAAACTGGTCGAGCTTTGCCGCGGGCAGGTCGACAAGCTCCGACGCTACGAGTTCATCAACGGCGGTTGGAGCTACTACGACTTCGACGGTCGCACTCAGCGTCCCAGCAGCAGCCCCATGAGCTTCACCACGGCCACGGTCCTGGTGGCGCTCAAAGACGCCGAGAAGCTCGGGGTCGAGTTCCCGCAGGAACTTGCCAAGAAGGCGGTCGAGTCGCTCCTGCGGCAGCGGTATCCCGACTTCAGCTTCGCCTACGGCGAGTACCTGCGGATGCGCCCGCGGATGGGCATCAACACGCCGCCGGGAAGCTTGGGCCGGTCGCAGGCGTGCAACCTGGCGCTGCGGTTGTGGGGCGACGAGCACGAGACCGACGAGGTGCTCAAGAACTGGCTCGATCGGCTCTACGCCCGCAACGGCTGGCTGAGCATTGGCCGCAAGTTTCCCGTGCCGCACGAATCGCACTTCGGCGTTGCAGGGTATTTCTACTACTACGGCCATTTCTACGCGGCGCTGTGCATCGCCGAACTGCCGGCGAGCGAGCGCCCCTATCACCAAGGTCATCTCGCCCGCCTTCTGCTCCCGTTGCAGGAAGCCGACGGCAGTTGGTGGGATTACCCGCTCTACAACTACCACCAGACCTGGGGCACCGCGATGGCGGTCTCGTCGCTCGTGCGATGTTTGCCGGGCGACGCTGCAAATGAAACGCAGTCCGCGACAGGCGACGCGCCGTCGGCGGGTTAG
- a CDS encoding sensor histidine kinase has product MPEAAPSLPEQIAQLKQQLMHAQRLAALGELVGTTTHEFNNVLTTIVNYAKLGLRHKDEPTRDKALDKILKAAQRAERITNGVLGMARNRKEEFGPTDLAALVEESLVLLEREMMKYRVAVNKDFAEVPPVRAIGNQIQQVLLNLMTNARQAMSGGGELTLRISVDEPAGLVDLVVRDTGAGIPREQLPKIFDRYYTTKSGPDATGKGGTGVGLSTCRDIIEAHQGRIRVESAVGKGTSFTIRLPVYRAAESDAEAAPIVKLGVPTT; this is encoded by the coding sequence ATGCCCGAAGCCGCACCCAGCCTGCCCGAGCAAATCGCCCAGCTCAAGCAGCAGCTCATGCACGCCCAGCGACTCGCCGCGCTGGGAGAGCTCGTCGGCACCACCACCCACGAGTTCAACAACGTGCTGACCACGATCGTCAACTACGCCAAGCTCGGCCTGCGGCACAAGGACGAACCGACGCGCGACAAGGCGCTCGACAAAATCCTCAAAGCGGCCCAACGCGCCGAGCGGATCACCAACGGCGTCCTGGGAATGGCCCGCAACCGCAAGGAAGAGTTCGGCCCGACCGATCTCGCGGCGCTCGTCGAGGAGTCGCTGGTGCTCCTGGAACGCGAGATGATGAAATACCGCGTCGCCGTGAACAAGGACTTCGCCGAGGTTCCTCCGGTCCGCGCGATCGGCAATCAGATCCAGCAGGTCCTGTTGAACCTGATGACCAACGCCCGGCAAGCCATGTCCGGCGGCGGCGAACTGACGCTGCGAATCTCCGTCGACGAACCGGCCGGGCTGGTCGATCTCGTGGTGCGCGACACCGGCGCCGGGATCCCGCGCGAGCAGCTTCCCAAGATCTTCGACCGCTATTACACGACCAAGAGCGGCCCCGACGCCACCGGCAAGGGGGGGACGGGCGTCGGTCTCTCGACCTGCCGCGACATCATCGAAGCTCATCAGGGGCGCATCCGCGTCGAGAGCGCGGTCGGCAAGGGAACCTCGTTCACGATCCGGCTCCCCGTCTATCGCGCCGCCGAGTCCGACGCCGAAGCGGCGCCGATCGTCAAACTCGGCGTGCCGACGACGTAA
- the nadD gene encoding nicotinate-nucleotide adenylyltransferase: MRLGIFGGSFDPVHHGHLRLAACCADQGRLDRVLFVPVAAQPLKPIGPVASAAERAAMVATAIAVDPRFELSTLEIERGGASYTIDTLATLADRLPDAELFLLMGADALADLPRWRDPVRLCELATPLVVARAGEPPVDFSVVAPYVGSKRLAEIKRALVEMPPAPIASREIRRRIAAGESWRETVPDSVAEYIAERGLYGAV; the protein is encoded by the coding sequence ATGCGATTGGGAATCTTCGGCGGCAGCTTCGACCCCGTCCACCACGGCCATCTGCGGCTGGCGGCGTGCTGCGCCGATCAGGGGCGGCTCGATCGCGTGCTGTTCGTCCCCGTCGCGGCCCAGCCGCTCAAACCGATCGGCCCCGTCGCTTCGGCCGCCGAGCGCGCCGCGATGGTCGCGACGGCCATCGCCGTCGACCCGCGGTTCGAATTGTCGACCCTGGAGATCGAGCGCGGCGGGGCAAGCTACACGATCGACACGTTGGCGACGCTCGCCGACCGACTCCCCGACGCCGAGTTGTTCCTGCTGATGGGCGCCGACGCGTTGGCCGATCTCCCCCGGTGGCGCGATCCTGTTCGGCTTTGCGAACTCGCGACGCCGCTGGTCGTCGCGCGCGCCGGGGAGCCGCCGGTCGACTTCTCGGTCGTCGCACCCTACGTCGGGTCGAAGCGCCTCGCCGAGATCAAACGGGCGCTGGTGGAGATGCCCCCCGCACCGATCGCCAGTCGCGAGATTCGGCGCCGCATCGCCGCGGGCGAATCGTGGCGCGAGACCGTCCCCGACTCCGTCGCCGAGTACATCGCCGAGCGCGGCCTCTACGGAGCCGTTTAG
- a CDS encoding glutamate dehydrogenase — protein sequence MKAFEATQRYFHRAADLLDMADNMRTLALTAKREVQVQVPIERDNGRIETFIGYRVQHNNARGPMKGGLRFHHEVDLDEVRSLAMLMTLKTAVVNIPYGGAKGGIAVKVRDLSRRELERLTRKFVDAIHDIIGPDVDIPAPDMGSDAECMAWIMNQFGKYHGFNPGVVTGKPVELYGIPGREEATGRGVGIVTIKTLGRLNRKPHESTFAVQGFGNVGSHTAKFLRDAECRVVAISDVSGGYYNPKGLDVLAAMRYWTKNKSLAGYPDAETITNEQLLELDVDVLIPAALGGVIHAENAAKVRAPIIVEAANEPIRPEADDLLAERGVVIVPDILANAGGVTVSYFEWAQNRQYYRWNLDRVRQELDRVLSQAFEAVWDLSKERNVSLRTAAFLLGIQRVAQASVLAGIV from the coding sequence ATGAAGGCGTTTGAAGCGACCCAGCGATATTTCCACCGGGCGGCCGACCTGCTCGACATGGCCGACAACATGCGCACGCTTGCGCTGACCGCGAAGCGCGAGGTCCAGGTGCAAGTCCCCATCGAGCGCGACAACGGCCGGATCGAGACCTTCATCGGCTATCGGGTGCAGCACAACAACGCCCGCGGGCCGATGAAGGGGGGGCTGCGGTTCCACCATGAGGTCGATCTCGACGAGGTCCGCAGCTTGGCGATGTTGATGACGCTCAAGACGGCGGTGGTCAACATTCCCTACGGGGGCGCCAAGGGGGGGATCGCCGTCAAGGTGCGCGATCTCAGCCGGCGCGAACTCGAGCGGCTCACCCGCAAGTTCGTCGACGCGATTCACGACATCATCGGCCCCGACGTCGACATCCCGGCCCCCGACATGGGCTCGGACGCCGAGTGCATGGCGTGGATCATGAACCAGTTCGGCAAGTACCACGGTTTCAACCCTGGGGTCGTCACCGGCAAGCCGGTCGAGTTGTACGGCATCCCCGGGCGCGAGGAAGCGACCGGCCGCGGCGTGGGGATCGTCACGATCAAGACGCTCGGTCGGTTGAACCGCAAACCGCACGAGTCGACGTTCGCCGTTCAGGGGTTCGGCAACGTGGGGTCGCACACGGCCAAGTTCCTGCGCGACGCCGAGTGCCGAGTCGTGGCGATCAGCGACGTCAGCGGCGGGTACTACAATCCCAAGGGGCTCGACGTGCTGGCCGCGATGCGCTACTGGACCAAGAACAAGTCGCTGGCCGGCTATCCCGACGCCGAGACGATCACCAACGAGCAGCTTCTGGAACTCGACGTCGACGTGCTGATTCCGGCGGCCTTGGGGGGAGTCATCCATGCCGAGAACGCGGCCAAAGTGAGGGCGCCGATTATCGTGGAAGCGGCCAACGAGCCGATCCGGCCCGAGGCGGACGACCTGCTCGCTGAGCGGGGTGTGGTGATCGTCCCCGACATTCTGGCGAACGCGGGGGGCGTGACGGTCAGTTATTTCGAGTGGGCGCAGAATCGCCAATACTACCGCTGGAACCTCGACCGGGTAAGGCAAGAGCTTGACCGCGTGTTGTCGCAGGCGTTCGAGGCGGTGTGGGACCTCAGCAAGGAACGGAACGTGAGCCTGCGCACCGCGGCGTTCCTGTTGGGGATTCAGCGCGTCGCTCAGGCGTCGGTGTTGGCGGGGATCGTGTAG
- a CDS encoding glycoside hydrolase 43 family protein yields the protein MRFLRVLVVVGATGLVAACQECAPGAENPIIHADVPDMAIIRVGETYYMSSTTMHMSPGLPIMTSRDLVNWRLVGYAYDKLDDVDALNLEHGKTSYGGGSWASSLRYHDGTYYATTFSGTTGKTYVYTTEDIEKGPWRARSFRPSLHDHSLLFDDDGRAYMLYGAGDLRLVELEADLSGIKPGGVNQVVVKNAGLVAGSNVGLPAEGSQLFKVDGKYYLFNITWPRGGMRTVLVHRADTIAGPYEGRVALADRGIAQGGLIDTPAGDWYAYLFQDCGAVGRIPYLVPVTWVDGWPVLGDEGKAPMTLPLPASRGLAPGIVDSDEFDRRPGARPLPLVWQWNHNPVDELWSLDQRPGFLRLTTGRIDAEVLACRNMLTQRTFGPTCSGTTALDTTHMTQGDVAGLILLQKNYGFAGVRCDGATKRIVMLNASTGEPIEAESIPLDQPVVYLRADCDFTDRADVAKFLYSLDGDTWTPLGTPLKMSYTLPHFMGYRFGLFHYATEEAGGSAEFDWFRVRGEIGW from the coding sequence ATGCGGTTCTTACGGGTGCTGGTTGTCGTCGGTGCGACAGGTCTTGTCGCGGCTTGTCAGGAATGCGCGCCGGGCGCCGAGAATCCGATCATTCATGCCGACGTGCCGGACATGGCGATCATTCGCGTCGGCGAGACGTACTACATGTCGAGCACGACGATGCACATGAGTCCCGGGCTGCCGATCATGACGTCCCGGGACCTCGTCAACTGGCGGCTCGTCGGCTACGCCTACGACAAGCTCGACGACGTCGACGCGCTCAATCTTGAACACGGCAAGACGAGCTACGGCGGCGGCTCGTGGGCCAGCAGCTTGCGCTATCACGACGGCACGTACTACGCGACGACCTTCTCGGGGACCACCGGCAAGACCTACGTCTACACGACCGAGGACATCGAGAAGGGGCCGTGGCGCGCCCGCTCGTTTCGGCCGTCGCTGCACGACCACTCGCTGCTGTTCGACGACGACGGGCGGGCGTACATGCTGTACGGCGCCGGGGACCTGCGGTTGGTCGAGCTCGAGGCCGATCTCTCGGGGATCAAGCCGGGGGGCGTGAACCAGGTCGTCGTCAAGAACGCCGGTCTCGTCGCCGGCAGCAACGTCGGGCTGCCGGCCGAGGGGAGCCAGTTGTTCAAGGTCGACGGCAAGTATTACTTGTTCAACATCACTTGGCCGCGCGGGGGGATGCGGACCGTGCTTGTTCACCGGGCCGACACGATCGCCGGGCCGTACGAGGGCCGGGTCGCGCTGGCGGATCGCGGGATCGCCCAGGGGGGGCTGATCGACACCCCCGCGGGAGACTGGTACGCCTATTTGTTTCAGGATTGCGGCGCGGTGGGGCGGATTCCGTACCTGGTTCCCGTGACGTGGGTCGACGGGTGGCCCGTGCTGGGCGACGAGGGGAAGGCGCCGATGACCTTGCCGCTGCCGGCGAGCCGGGGGCTGGCGCCGGGGATCGTCGACTCGGACGAGTTCGACCGCCGCCCCGGCGCGCGGCCGTTGCCGCTCGTGTGGCAGTGGAACCACAACCCGGTCGACGAGCTGTGGTCGCTCGACCAGCGGCCCGGGTTCCTGCGGCTGACGACGGGGCGCATCGACGCGGAGGTCCTCGCCTGCCGCAACATGCTGACGCAGCGAACGTTCGGACCGACCTGCTCAGGGACGACGGCCCTCGACACGACGCACATGACCCAGGGAGACGTCGCCGGGCTGATCCTGCTGCAAAAGAACTACGGCTTCGCGGGCGTGCGGTGCGACGGCGCGACGAAGCGGATTGTGATGCTCAACGCCTCGACGGGCGAGCCGATCGAGGCGGAGTCGATCCCGCTCGATCAGCCGGTCGTCTACCTGCGGGCGGATTGCGACTTCACGGACCGGGCCGACGTTGCGAAGTTCTTGTACAGCCTGGACGGCGACACGTGGACGCCGCTGGGAACGCCGTTGAAGATGAGCTACACGCTCCCCCACTTCATGGGCTACCGCTTCGGGCTATTCCACTATGCGACGGAGGAAGCGGGCGGGAGCGCGGAGTTCGATTGGTTTCGGGTGCGCGGGGAGATTGGGTGGTGA
- a CDS encoding Gfo/Idh/MocA family oxidoreductase, which translates to MSNSYPTTRRTFMSTLGHVGTGAALAGLAAARSRAAVVAPSDRLRLAVVGIRGRGGYLAQQFASRPDCEVVYLCDVDESLFPNRIDAVEKSQGIKPKTIKDFRHALDDKSIDAIIVATPDHWHALATIWGCQAGKDVYCEKPVSHSPWEGRKMVEAARRYDRIVQVGLQTRSGEYTKQAKAYIESGELGKLYLVRVVNQKEWLNPAVVPSTEAPAGLSWDMWTGPAPMAAYNENLHRSWTHFWRFSGGDIANDAVHQMDAARYLIGKPYPETVYSTGGRYGKEGAFETPDTQVAVFQYDDMVMTFDLTLDTPYMIKSDQELRDSETMYPYWMQNAERVELYGSKGLMVFGRHGGGWQVYDRPRSRNPVVASQGNGPFPDLEHFQNFCDSVRNRTLPNADIEEGHRSTFLCQAANISYRLGGRKLEVEWSTESFKGDSEANAMLKREYRAPWVVPDIV; encoded by the coding sequence ATGAGCAATTCCTATCCAACGACGAGGCGAACTTTCATGAGCACGCTGGGGCACGTCGGGACTGGCGCTGCTCTCGCCGGTCTTGCCGCGGCGCGGAGTCGGGCCGCTGTCGTAGCGCCTAGCGACCGGTTGCGCCTGGCTGTTGTCGGCATTCGCGGTCGTGGCGGCTACCTTGCACAGCAATTCGCCTCTCGACCGGACTGCGAGGTCGTGTATCTCTGCGACGTTGACGAATCATTGTTTCCGAATCGCATCGACGCCGTCGAGAAATCGCAGGGCATCAAGCCCAAGACGATCAAGGATTTTCGTCATGCCCTCGATGACAAGTCCATCGACGCCATCATCGTTGCGACGCCGGATCATTGGCACGCATTAGCGACCATTTGGGGATGCCAAGCCGGCAAGGATGTGTATTGCGAGAAGCCGGTCAGTCACTCTCCTTGGGAAGGAAGAAAGATGGTGGAGGCCGCGCGAAGGTACGACCGCATCGTGCAGGTCGGACTGCAGACCCGCAGCGGCGAGTACACGAAGCAAGCCAAGGCCTACATCGAGAGCGGGGAGTTGGGGAAACTGTACCTCGTGCGAGTCGTCAATCAGAAGGAATGGCTCAACCCGGCCGTCGTTCCCAGCACCGAGGCGCCCGCCGGTTTGAGCTGGGACATGTGGACCGGCCCCGCTCCCATGGCGGCGTACAACGAGAATCTGCACCGCTCTTGGACTCACTTCTGGAGATTTTCTGGCGGGGACATCGCCAATGACGCCGTCCATCAAATGGACGCTGCGCGCTATCTGATCGGCAAGCCGTACCCCGAGACCGTCTACTCGACAGGAGGACGCTACGGCAAGGAAGGCGCCTTCGAAACGCCCGACACCCAGGTTGCGGTCTTTCAGTACGACGACATGGTGATGACGTTTGACCTGACGCTTGACACTCCCTACATGATCAAGAGCGATCAGGAGCTGCGCGACAGCGAGACGATGTATCCGTATTGGATGCAGAACGCGGAACGGGTTGAATTGTACGGCAGCAAGGGGTTGATGGTGTTTGGTCGACACGGGGGCGGGTGGCAAGTCTACGATCGCCCCAGGAGTCGCAATCCGGTCGTGGCGAGTCAGGGGAACGGGCCCTTCCCGGATCTTGAGCACTTCCAGAACTTCTGCGATTCTGTTCGAAATCGAACCCTGCCGAATGCCGACATCGAGGAAGGACATCGAAGCACGTTCCTCTGTCAGGCGGCTAACATCAGCTATCGTCTTGGCGGGCGCAAGCTTGAAGTGGAATGGTCCACCGAGTCGTTCAAGGGTGACTCGGAAGCCAACGCCATGCTGAAGCGTGAGTACCGCGCGCCCTGGGTCGTTCCCGACATCGTTTAG
- a CDS encoding low specificity L-threonine aldolase, producing the protein MIDLRSDTVTRPAPAMRQAMAAAEVGDDVFGEDATVNRLERTVAELLGMEAALFVPSGTMSNQIGLRMHCNPGDEFLIEAESHVLRYEQVAYAQFFGLSAWPVTTPDQVLAPELLAPHVRPPGIHTPCTRLVSLEQTHNRGGGSVMPYDALERVCRWAAEQGLKRHLDGARLWNAVVATGVEARDWARHFDTVSVCFSKGLGAPVGSALCGDAQTIARARRVRKALGGGMRQAGILAAGALYALEHHVERLAEDHAHAQRLAQAIADTPGLELATPRVDTNLVIFRIDESRGTAADLSARLAAAGVLINAIAPQKLRAVTHLDVSSPQIDQACRTIQQIASAQA; encoded by the coding sequence ATGATCGATCTCCGCAGCGACACCGTCACCCGTCCCGCTCCCGCCATGCGCCAAGCCATGGCCGCCGCCGAGGTCGGGGACGACGTCTTCGGCGAGGACGCCACCGTCAACCGCCTGGAACGAACCGTCGCCGAGCTATTGGGCATGGAGGCCGCCCTGTTCGTCCCCTCGGGGACCATGAGCAACCAAATCGGCCTGCGGATGCACTGCAACCCCGGCGACGAATTCCTCATCGAGGCCGAGTCGCACGTCCTCCGCTACGAGCAGGTCGCCTACGCCCAGTTCTTCGGACTGTCGGCCTGGCCGGTGACGACCCCCGACCAGGTCCTCGCCCCCGAACTGCTCGCCCCCCACGTCCGGCCGCCGGGAATCCACACCCCCTGCACGCGGCTGGTGTCCCTCGAACAGACCCACAACCGGGGCGGCGGTTCGGTCATGCCGTACGACGCCCTCGAGCGCGTCTGCCGCTGGGCGGCCGAGCAGGGGCTCAAGCGGCATCTCGACGGCGCCCGGCTGTGGAACGCGGTCGTCGCCACCGGCGTCGAGGCGCGCGACTGGGCCCGGCACTTCGACACCGTCAGCGTCTGCTTCAGCAAAGGCCTCGGCGCCCCCGTCGGCTCGGCCCTCTGCGGCGACGCCCAGACGATCGCCCGCGCCCGCCGCGTTCGCAAAGCCCTGGGGGGCGGCATGCGCCAAGCCGGCATCCTCGCCGCGGGCGCCCTCTACGCCCTCGAACATCACGTCGAGCGCCTCGCCGAGGACCACGCCCACGCCCAACGGCTCGCCCAAGCCATCGCCGACACGCCGGGCCTCGAGCTCGCCACGCCGCGCGTCGACACCAACCTCGTCATCTTCCGCATCGACGAATCCCGCGGCACGGCCGCCGACCTCAGCGCCCGCCTCGCCGCCGCGGGAGTCCTGATCAACGCGATCGCCCCGCAAAAACTCCGCGCCGTGACGCACCTCGACGTCTCAAGCCCCCAAATCGACCAAGCCTGCCGCACGATCCAACAGATTGCATCGGCCCAGGCTTAA
- the hisD gene encoding histidinol dehydrogenase, translating to MTLAIARIDTRDPAAAGQIAALRAKLAPEGNVVSEAGRAKTIEVFGEPLAPVQVVERICRDVRAQGIEAVLRYTAALDGKRLAASELRVTADELAAAHAAAEPEFLATVRRIRERILRFQTAILHRDVTVPIDHGSYLMQRYLPLRRAGICVPGGAAAYPSTVLMTAVPAQAAGVEELAVVAPPTPFGSYNQDLLATCHELGIGEVYRIGGAQAVAALAYGIEGLPAVDKIVGPGNLFVALAKKQVFGTVDIDSIAGPSEVIVIADAFTRADFTAADLIAQAEHSPGSATLITWHGPLIDAVAAELESQLARLERGELTRQALESFGALVLVRDADEAVELANELATEHLHLAGPTTQELLPRIRYAGAIFVGSNSPVPVGDYAAGPSHVLPTGATARWASGLSANDFLRSNSVIDLSRSGLADIAADVLLMAAKEGLTGHAESVRLRMEKGEGGRGD from the coding sequence ATGACGCTTGCGATTGCCAGGATTGATACGCGCGACCCCGCTGCGGCGGGGCAGATTGCGGCGTTGCGGGCGAAGCTGGCGCCCGAGGGGAACGTCGTCAGCGAGGCGGGACGCGCCAAGACGATCGAGGTCTTCGGCGAGCCGCTCGCCCCGGTGCAGGTCGTCGAGCGGATCTGCCGTGACGTGCGCGCGCAGGGGATCGAGGCCGTGTTGCGGTACACGGCGGCGCTCGACGGCAAACGGCTCGCGGCGAGCGAGTTGCGGGTGACGGCGGACGAGTTGGCCGCGGCCCACGCGGCGGCCGAGCCGGAGTTCCTGGCGACGGTGCGGCGGATTCGGGAGCGGATCCTGCGGTTCCAGACGGCGATCCTGCATCGCGACGTCACCGTGCCGATCGACCACGGCAGTTACCTGATGCAGCGTTACTTGCCGCTGAGGCGGGCGGGGATTTGCGTCCCCGGGGGGGCGGCGGCGTATCCGTCGACGGTGTTGATGACGGCCGTGCCGGCGCAGGCCGCGGGGGTCGAGGAGCTGGCGGTCGTGGCGCCGCCGACGCCGTTCGGCTCGTACAACCAGGACCTGTTGGCGACGTGCCACGAGCTGGGGATCGGCGAGGTGTACCGGATCGGGGGCGCCCAAGCCGTGGCGGCGCTGGCGTACGGGATCGAGGGGCTGCCGGCGGTCGACAAGATCGTCGGACCGGGGAACCTGTTCGTCGCGCTGGCGAAGAAGCAGGTGTTCGGCACGGTCGACATCGATTCGATCGCCGGGCCCAGCGAGGTGATCGTCATTGCCGACGCGTTCACGCGCGCGGACTTCACGGCGGCCGACTTGATCGCGCAGGCCGAGCACTCGCCGGGATCGGCGACGCTGATCACATGGCACGGGCCGCTGATCGACGCGGTGGCGGCGGAGTTGGAGTCGCAACTTGCGCGGTTGGAGCGGGGCGAGCTGACGCGGCAGGCGCTCGAGTCGTTCGGGGCGCTGGTGCTGGTTCGCGACGCCGACGAAGCGGTCGAGCTGGCCAACGAACTGGCGACCGAGCACCTGCATTTGGCCGGGCCGACGACGCAGGAACTGCTGCCGCGGATTCGTTACGCGGGGGCGATCTTCGTGGGTTCCAACAGCCCGGTGCCGGTCGGGGACTACGCGGCGGGGCCGTCGCACGTGTTGCCCACGGGGGCGACTGCCCGGTGGGCGAGCGGGTTGTCGGCGAACGATTTTCTGCGGTCCAACAGCGTGATCGACCTGTCGCGCAGCGGGCTGGCGGACATCGCCGCCGACGTGCTGTTGATGGCCGCGAAGGAAGGGCTTACCGGACACGCGGAGAGCGTGCGGTTGCGGATGGAGAAAGGGGAAGGAGGACGAGGCGATTGA